The following coding sequences lie in one Maribacter forsetii DSM 18668 genomic window:
- a CDS encoding TlpA family protein disulfide reductase, with product MRIHIFKKITALLFLILPFTSCKTSPTISGTLEGLEKENTKIYLIQPEDLQHVAASYLGKVIDSAIVNADGSFEFHNPPNTEEPVLLELAVQPTNKAGNYLITDNPNKANYMPIVWQFGEPLQIVAQFDEFQKSFTIENPSDLNNALLEVRDIKAKAYQTYLADTHWNVEDGDELMAKEHAVLQYQTALMEFAESTPQLLPAIVALRWVSPENDYERVPEFLVDQCTKWKKTQPDHPWVQQLCKESEPKNLPVLTGDEFPNIQFPLMTNDTVLLNDVLGEKLTIVDLWASWCAPCRIENRKVLAPLYDEYQDQDQGLQIIAYALESDERSWNAAAKRDGADRWLQSSDLQGDDAPFLKKIRVRTIPANFILDSNGVVIAKNIHGEELMDLVKSSIEN from the coding sequence ATGAGAATTCACATTTTTAAAAAAATTACTGCCCTCCTTTTTTTAATACTACCCTTTACCTCTTGCAAAACAAGCCCAACTATATCGGGTACCTTAGAAGGTTTAGAAAAAGAAAACACTAAAATCTACTTAATTCAACCTGAGGACTTACAACATGTGGCAGCTTCTTATTTAGGGAAAGTCATAGACTCCGCCATTGTAAATGCCGATGGTAGTTTTGAGTTCCACAACCCACCAAATACAGAAGAACCGGTTTTATTAGAATTAGCCGTGCAACCTACCAATAAAGCAGGCAATTATTTGATTACAGATAACCCTAACAAGGCGAACTATATGCCTATTGTTTGGCAATTCGGAGAACCGCTTCAAATCGTAGCGCAGTTTGATGAATTTCAAAAAAGTTTTACGATAGAAAATCCTTCAGATTTGAATAACGCTTTGTTAGAGGTAAGAGATATCAAAGCAAAAGCTTACCAAACATATCTTGCCGATACCCATTGGAACGTTGAAGACGGCGATGAATTAATGGCAAAAGAACATGCCGTATTACAATACCAAACAGCGTTGATGGAATTTGCAGAAAGCACTCCGCAATTATTACCTGCGATTGTTGCTTTACGTTGGGTAAGCCCGGAAAACGATTATGAACGAGTTCCGGAATTTTTAGTAGACCAATGCACCAAATGGAAGAAAACACAACCCGATCACCCATGGGTGCAGCAATTGTGTAAAGAAAGCGAACCGAAAAATTTACCGGTATTGACAGGTGATGAATTTCCAAATATTCAATTTCCTTTGATGACAAATGACACGGTGCTTTTAAATGATGTATTGGGAGAAAAATTGACGATTGTAGACTTATGGGCATCTTGGTGTGCGCCTTGCAGAATAGAAAATAGAAAAGTCCTTGCGCCCCTTTATGATGAATACCAAGACCAAGACCAAGGTTTACAAATAATTGCCTATGCCTTAGAAAGTGATGAAAGAAGCTGGAATGCCGCAGCAAAACGCGATGGCGCCGACCGTTGGCTGCAATCATCTGACTTACAAGGAGACGATGCTCCTTTTTTAAAGAAAATACGTGTGCGTACCATTCCTGCGAACTTCATTTTAGATAGTAACGGAGTAGTCATTGCTAAAAATATACATGGTGAAGAATTGATGGATTTGGTGAAAAGTAGTATTGAAAATTAA
- a CDS encoding DUF5018 domain-containing protein, protein MNKILKSLLVFLILIPLSCDKDDNNSDDDTSKSNEKSIISFSFSSSDNESLSDSIFGQINEDEGVVNLSISSGIDISNLVPTIEISELATISPDGPQNFNSPMTYVVTAEDNSTKEYKINVLLEQINLDSMEPTSGPKNTLVTFTGTNFGNDVDLVKVFFGDLEAEVQLVSQTSITAIVPPKSYSGNVKILIGEQEFNDFVFDYEISDIQVSIVTGTDAGYADGDANISQFSYPNDISVGADGNLYVTDTGNNRIRKVTYEYVDDLLAGISVSTLAGNGNDGLVNGNGQNAEFDAPLGITSDSNGTVYVSDFFNSSIRVITPNGEVSTLIDQSSSELIAIYGSEATFNPEGITIDEDGNLFIVERSKHSILKVSSSGDISIIAGDGTSGYLDGAGSTAKFSNPKDIAIDSNGNLYVTDSGNNVVRKINSVGEVSTFAGSSTSGFSDGIGVNASFEFPSGITVDAQDNLYVVDVGNHSVRKVNMSGAVTTLAGNGMPGFVSGSGDEAQFSQPRGISIDMNGNLYVVDYGNSSIRMITQE, encoded by the coding sequence ATGAATAAAATACTGAAGTCCTTACTTGTTTTTTTGATTTTAATACCACTATCATGTGATAAAGACGATAACAATTCAGATGATGATACCTCAAAAAGCAATGAAAAATCTATTATCAGTTTTAGTTTTAGCAGTTCTGATAATGAATCATTGAGTGACAGTATTTTTGGACAAATAAATGAAGATGAAGGTGTTGTAAATCTATCGATTTCAAGCGGAATCGACATTTCTAATCTTGTACCCACTATTGAAATATCAGAATTAGCTACGATAAGCCCTGATGGTCCGCAAAATTTCAATTCACCAATGACGTATGTAGTAACTGCAGAAGACAACAGTACAAAAGAGTATAAGATTAATGTTTTGCTTGAACAAATCAATCTTGATTCAATGGAACCTACAAGTGGACCTAAAAATACTTTAGTAACTTTTACCGGTACAAATTTCGGGAATGATGTAGACTTGGTAAAAGTCTTTTTTGGAGATTTGGAAGCTGAAGTTCAATTGGTAAGTCAGACATCTATTACAGCTATTGTACCACCTAAATCATATTCAGGAAATGTCAAAATTTTAATTGGTGAACAAGAATTTAATGATTTCGTTTTTGATTATGAGATTTCTGATATTCAGGTTAGCATTGTTACTGGAACAGATGCAGGATATGCTGATGGAGATGCAAATATTTCACAGTTTTCTTACCCAAATGATATTTCTGTAGGTGCAGATGGCAACCTATATGTTACGGACACTGGAAATAATAGAATCAGGAAGGTTACATATGAATATGTAGATGATTTATTAGCTGGTATTTCTGTTAGTACTTTAGCTGGTAACGGGAATGATGGATTGGTAAACGGTAACGGGCAAAATGCAGAATTTGATGCGCCATTGGGTATAACTTCAGACAGTAATGGTACTGTTTATGTATCTGATTTTTTTAATAGTAGCATAAGAGTAATTACACCAAATGGAGAAGTTAGTACTTTAATTGATCAGAGCTCTTCTGAACTTATTGCAATTTATGGATCGGAAGCTACTTTTAATCCTGAAGGTATAACTATTGATGAAGATGGAAATTTATTCATTGTAGAAAGATCTAAACACAGTATTTTAAAAGTATCCAGTTCAGGTGATATTAGTATAATTGCTGGCGATGGTACTTCTGGATATTTAGATGGTGCCGGGTCAACTGCTAAATTTTCAAATCCTAAGGATATTGCAATTGACTCTAACGGAAATCTTTATGTAACCGACAGCGGTAATAATGTTGTTAGAAAAATTAATTCGGTTGGCGAAGTAAGTACGTTCGCAGGAAGTTCGACTTCAGGATTCTCAGATGGAATTGGTGTTAATGCTAGTTTTGAATTTCCTAGTGGAATAACTGTAGATGCTCAAGACAATCTTTATGTAGTAGATGTAGGAAACCACAGTGTTAGAAAAGTTAATATGTCGGGGGCTGTAACTACATTAGCGGGTAATGGTATGCCTGGGTTTGTTTCAGGAAGTGGAGACGAAGCACAATTTAGTCAACCAAGAGGTATCTCAATAGATATGAATGGTAATCTTTATGTTGTTGATTACGGTAATAGTAGTATTAGAATGATTACACAAGAATAG
- a CDS encoding Rossmann-fold NAD(P)-binding domain-containing protein yields MTGAFVECVAFEIPRGIRINLINPTFLEEAWDIYGEMMPGFEPVSGRLVGKAFERSVDGFITGQVLYVDA; encoded by the coding sequence GTGACAGGTGCGTTTGTAGAATGTGTTGCTTTTGAAATACCAAGAGGGATAAGAATCAACTTAATAAACCCAACTTTTTTAGAAGAAGCTTGGGATATTTACGGCGAAATGATGCCTGGTTTTGAGCCAGTATCCGGTAGATTGGTAGGTAAAGCTTTTGAACGCTCAGTAGACGGATTCATTACTGGTCAAGTACTTTATGTAGATGCCTAA
- a CDS encoding suppressor of fused domain protein: protein MDKDTYKKKFTEEDAVGWLSIDSSLEKIYGKTEPKHYGPLCGIHYSIGGSDPIDGASIYEATNQEPHKHMISYGMSELYYNEDKTDEEFSKWGFEFTFRLKPFKEDKDEPIWAIQVMNNLARYVFESGKWFEENHFIPANGPIRLNTDTKITGFVFGLDPELGTIKTPHGEVAFLQLVGITENEVERLKANPTTTEVEKLINELKKDNPLLITDLGRE, encoded by the coding sequence ATGGATAAAGATACGTACAAAAAGAAATTTACAGAAGAAGATGCCGTGGGCTGGTTGTCCATAGATAGTTCATTGGAAAAAATCTATGGTAAAACTGAGCCTAAACATTATGGTCCTTTATGTGGTATTCATTATTCAATTGGCGGATCGGACCCCATAGATGGAGCCAGTATATATGAGGCAACAAACCAAGAACCTCATAAACATATGATAAGTTATGGCATGTCTGAATTATATTATAATGAAGATAAAACAGATGAAGAGTTTAGTAAATGGGGATTTGAATTTACCTTTAGACTAAAGCCATTTAAAGAAGATAAAGACGAGCCTATTTGGGCAATTCAGGTCATGAATAACCTAGCTCGTTATGTTTTTGAAAGCGGAAAATGGTTTGAAGAAAATCATTTCATACCCGCAAACGGACCTATTCGTTTAAATACCGACACAAAAATTACCGGTTTTGTATTTGGCCTAGATCCAGAACTAGGTACAATAAAAACACCACACGGAGAAGTTGCTTTTTTGCAGTTAGTAGGCATTACAGAAAATGAGGTAGAACGGTTAAAAGCAAACCCTACAACTACTGAAGTTGAAAAACTGATTAATGAGTTAAAGAAAGATAATCCGTTGCTGATTACAGATTTGGGAAGGGAGTAA
- a CDS encoding PLP-dependent aminotransferase family protein, producing MELNKILEYIKNVLENMPFDWLNLTTHRLDIYKEELAKVQFLDQFEILAKEHNANATALENLPTAYDYIRLGHPLSCVLEWAIGHMNNLEAERVISFQSETMPILSILRTNLFKQSNTLIAYTGEFPSSFDAEVLRAVYGYTFDLKQVDSASTLEAFDGSVIFVSEQDEITAVDFNPNIDFYINLHGDLGSVLLVNGKQNTTYISDIQHVRRRETVAMTPENCFTALQSLVNTSSSDIQKSDAAENKAAVLDVIREVSGANTLPLVASSGLSIQYAIMMGLVHHALEDHKGKAIKIVVPPNCYGGTNDQARRVAACSDAIEIVDLLVDGDNDMVQSIDIVLDKIAKEDAIPFIIAEIPTNPRVEVPDLQKLRAVLSAKRKTDSGSEAIDPVFILDQTFCPNVHFLGNADILSSVRTISFASGSKFPSGGKCTAGYCIANKKAEALIEKIELHLSLCDNEATDLQYEILAKQMPSMNERIHKAYENTHEFVKFISETLPDAKINFVSDELAAEGFTPSVFSLDLPTKGNTAEEREAYKREMNHKLINLMITKIPNESKYCVSYGQLHGCYWTIPATSTQGTTKEDDKDYIARVSLSPDLDLEQHKKVFKQFVDSM from the coding sequence ATGGAGCTAAATAAAATACTAGAGTATATAAAGAATGTATTGGAGAATATGCCTTTTGATTGGTTGAACCTAACGACCCATCGATTGGATATTTATAAAGAAGAATTAGCGAAAGTTCAATTTTTAGACCAGTTTGAAATTTTAGCGAAGGAGCATAATGCAAACGCAACTGCACTAGAAAATTTACCTACGGCGTATGACTATATTCGATTAGGTCACCCGTTGTCTTGTGTTTTAGAATGGGCAATTGGACATATGAATAATCTTGAAGCAGAACGGGTAATAAGTTTTCAGTCAGAGACCATGCCTATTTTATCCATTTTAAGAACAAATTTGTTTAAGCAGAGCAATACGCTTATTGCCTACACGGGTGAATTCCCTAGTTCTTTTGATGCTGAAGTGTTACGGGCTGTTTATGGTTATACGTTTGATTTAAAGCAAGTTGATTCAGCTTCAACTTTAGAGGCTTTTGATGGTAGTGTCATTTTTGTATCTGAACAAGATGAGATTACCGCTGTGGACTTCAACCCGAATATAGATTTTTATATTAATCTTCATGGTGATTTAGGAAGTGTGCTTTTGGTGAACGGGAAGCAGAATACAACCTACATTTCAGATATTCAGCATGTGCGAAGAAGGGAAACCGTTGCTATGACTCCCGAAAATTGTTTTACAGCTCTACAATCTTTGGTGAATACATCTTCTTCTGATATTCAGAAATCAGATGCAGCAGAAAACAAGGCTGCCGTATTAGATGTCATACGAGAGGTGAGCGGTGCCAATACATTGCCATTGGTAGCTTCTAGCGGATTATCCATACAATACGCCATTATGATGGGCTTGGTACATCATGCATTGGAAGACCACAAGGGGAAGGCAATCAAAATCGTTGTTCCTCCAAATTGCTATGGTGGTACCAATGATCAGGCTAGGCGAGTTGCCGCCTGTAGCGATGCTATTGAAATAGTTGATTTACTTGTTGATGGTGATAATGATATGGTGCAAAGTATTGACATTGTGCTTGACAAAATTGCTAAAGAAGATGCCATACCCTTTATCATTGCCGAAATACCGACCAATCCCAGAGTTGAAGTTCCCGACCTTCAAAAACTAAGGGCGGTTTTAAGTGCAAAACGAAAAACGGATAGTGGGAGCGAGGCTATAGATCCCGTTTTCATTCTAGATCAGACGTTTTGCCCAAATGTTCATTTTTTAGGGAATGCCGATATACTTTCATCCGTCAGAACCATTTCTTTTGCAAGCGGATCTAAATTTCCAAGTGGCGGAAAATGTACGGCAGGTTATTGTATAGCGAATAAAAAGGCGGAGGCTTTAATCGAAAAAATAGAACTGCATTTAAGTCTTTGCGATAATGAAGCAACCGATTTGCAGTATGAAATTTTAGCAAAGCAAATGCCGTCTATGAACGAGAGAATTCATAAGGCTTATGAGAATACGCACGAATTTGTAAAGTTTATTTCAGAAACATTACCAGACGCTAAAATCAATTTTGTATCGGATGAATTGGCAGCCGAAGGATTTACACCATCGGTCTTTTCATTAGACCTACCTACAAAAGGAAATACCGCAGAAGAACGTGAAGCCTACAAACGGGAAATGAATCATAAATTGATCAACTTAATGATCACCAAGATACCAAATGAAAGTAAGTATTGTGTAAGCTACGGACAGTTACATGGTTGTTATTGGACCATACCGGCTACTTCTACACAAGGGACAACGAAAGAAGATGACAAGGATTATATTGCCCGTGTATCCCTTTCTCCAGATTTAGATTTGGAGCAGCATAAAAAGGTGTTCAAGCAGTTTGTGGACAGTATGTAA
- a CDS encoding PLP-dependent cysteine synthase family protein has translation MEYAENILGTIGNTPLVKINSLTAELPCLVLAKYETFNPGNSVKDRMALKMIEDAEADGRLQPGGTIIEGTSGNTGMGLALAAIVKGYKCIFVLADKQSKEKCDILRAVGAEVVVCPTAVEPEDPRSYYSVSKRLAKEIPNSWYVNQYDNPSNAQAHYESTGPEIWKQTDGKITHFVVGVGTGGTISGVGKYLKEQNPNVKVWGVDTYGSVFKKYHETGIFDEKEIYPYVTEGIGEDILPKNVDFDIIDGFTKVTDKDGAVYTQRLAKEEGMFLGNSAGSAIKGVLQLKEHFTKDDVVVVLFHDHGSRYIGKMFNDDWMREKGYIE, from the coding sequence ATGGAATACGCAGAAAATATACTTGGTACAATTGGTAACACTCCCCTTGTAAAAATTAATTCACTTACGGCAGAGTTACCTTGTTTGGTATTGGCTAAGTACGAGACTTTTAACCCTGGCAACTCGGTTAAGGATCGTATGGCATTAAAGATGATCGAAGATGCAGAAGCTGATGGCAGGTTACAACCAGGCGGAACGATCATTGAAGGAACTTCTGGAAATACGGGAATGGGACTGGCATTGGCTGCCATTGTAAAAGGCTACAAATGTATTTTTGTACTGGCGGATAAACAGTCTAAAGAAAAGTGCGATATTTTAAGGGCGGTAGGTGCAGAAGTTGTGGTTTGCCCCACAGCTGTAGAACCAGAAGACCCAAGATCTTACTATTCGGTTTCTAAACGATTGGCAAAGGAAATTCCGAATAGCTGGTATGTAAATCAGTATGACAACCCAAGTAATGCCCAAGCACATTACGAGAGCACCGGACCAGAAATTTGGAAGCAGACCGATGGTAAGATCACTCATTTTGTAGTTGGTGTAGGAACCGGCGGAACCATATCTGGAGTAGGAAAATATTTAAAAGAACAGAATCCTAATGTGAAAGTTTGGGGTGTAGATACCTATGGTAGTGTTTTCAAGAAATACCACGAAACGGGAATTTTTGACGAAAAGGAAATCTACCCTTATGTAACTGAAGGTATTGGTGAAGACATTCTGCCAAAAAATGTGGATTTTGACATTATTGACGGGTTCACCAAAGTAACCGATAAAGACGGCGCGGTATACACGCAACGGTTGGCAAAAGAAGAAGGCATGTTTTTAGGTAACTCCGCCGGCTCTGCCATTAAAGGCGTGTTGCAGTTAAAAGAACACTTTACCAAAGATGATGTCGTTGTGGTATTGTTTCACGATCACGGTAGTCGCTATATTGGTAAAATGTTCAATGATGATTGGATGCGTGAAAAAGGCTATATAGAATAA
- a CDS encoding RidA family protein, translating into MEKRIINPWDWQNERSYVQAIEVIKPEGTLYISGQTAIDVDGKSSNGDMRSQLIDTILNLEKVIDEAGYQCNNIVRLNIYTTSSDDFFASFDIFQAWVNKHGIKQASTVLEVKSLFETLKVELEVTVVR; encoded by the coding sequence ATGGAAAAAAGAATTATCAACCCTTGGGATTGGCAGAATGAAAGAAGTTATGTTCAGGCAATAGAAGTAATAAAACCAGAAGGAACTTTATATATTTCTGGGCAAACGGCAATTGATGTAGACGGGAAATCAAGTAATGGCGATATGAGAAGCCAACTTATAGACACCATATTGAATTTAGAAAAAGTCATTGACGAGGCGGGGTATCAATGCAACAATATTGTACGATTAAATATCTACACCACTTCATCAGATGATTTTTTTGCCTCTTTTGATATTTTTCAAGCCTGGGTAAATAAGCACGGGATAAAACAGGCTAGTACCGTTTTAGAAGTTAAAAGTCTATTTGAAACCTTAAAAGTAGAATTAGAAGTAACTGTTGTGCGCTAG
- a CDS encoding Crp/Fnr family transcriptional regulator, with translation MKEKLKEHIDKLIPLTDDEFAFVLSHFKFEKYHKNDFLIQQGEDVNYCYYVVTGLLKLIYMDQDGKQHIVSFAMEDWWESDFSAYFTQSKAKMSLQCIENTVVFAISLSDYQKLSTELPKMERFFLQKSNLGHIASQNRILSFLTSSANERYEQLLKQYPTLFQRVSKTLLASYLGVSRETLSRLSS, from the coding sequence ATGAAAGAGAAATTAAAAGAACATATAGATAAATTAATTCCTCTTACAGATGATGAATTTGCTTTTGTTTTATCCCATTTTAAATTTGAGAAATATCACAAAAATGACTTTCTTATTCAACAAGGAGAAGATGTAAATTACTGCTATTATGTAGTTACCGGTCTTTTAAAATTAATTTATATGGACCAAGACGGAAAACAACATATTGTATCATTTGCAATGGAAGATTGGTGGGAAAGTGATTTTTCAGCTTATTTTACGCAGTCAAAAGCTAAAATGTCATTACAATGTATAGAGAACACTGTGGTATTCGCTATTAGTCTTAGCGATTATCAAAAACTATCGACCGAATTACCTAAAATGGAGCGTTTCTTCCTTCAAAAATCCAATTTAGGACATATAGCTTCACAAAATAGAATCTTATCTTTTCTAACTTCAAGTGCAAATGAGAGATATGAGCAATTACTGAAACAGTATCCAACTCTGTTTCAACGGGTGTCTAAAACGCTTCTGGCTTCTTATTTAGGTGTTTCTCGTGAGACGCTTAGTAGACTTTCTTCTTAA
- a CDS encoding Crp/Fnr family transcriptional regulator: MKYDLLIAHINKIVRLSKAEEEELCRYFQPRSIAKKAYLLQQGEICKFEGFVLDGCFRTFTLDKKGNENTLFFATKDWWVIDIDSFMNNKPSELNIQALEDSELLIISQTDKEKLYEAIPSAEKLFRIMFQKSVVAWQRRLVRIQSLTAKERYQHFTSKYPEIASKLTDRQTSSYLGITHEFLSNIKKEF; encoded by the coding sequence ATGAAGTACGATTTACTAATAGCACATATCAATAAAATTGTTCGACTTTCGAAAGCCGAAGAAGAAGAATTGTGTCGTTACTTTCAACCCCGGTCCATAGCTAAAAAAGCGTATTTATTGCAACAAGGGGAAATTTGCAAGTTTGAAGGCTTTGTACTAGATGGATGTTTTAGAACATTCACATTGGATAAAAAGGGAAATGAGAATACCCTATTTTTTGCTACAAAAGATTGGTGGGTAATTGATATTGATAGTTTCATGAACAACAAACCATCTGAACTTAATATTCAAGCACTTGAGGACAGTGAGTTGTTGATCATTTCTCAAACTGATAAAGAAAAATTATACGAAGCAATACCATCAGCGGAGAAACTATTTCGCATTATGTTCCAAAAATCTGTAGTTGCCTGGCAAAGACGATTGGTACGTATCCAAAGTTTGACAGCTAAAGAAAGGTACCAGCACTTCACCTCCAAATATCCAGAAATCGCTTCAAAACTCACAGACAGGCAAACCTCTAGCTACTTGGGTATTACGCATGAATTTTTGAGCAATATTAAAAAGGAGTTCTAA
- a CDS encoding carboxypeptidase-like regulatory domain-containing protein, whose protein sequence is MKKSIFTITILLFTYSIFSQNVVSGTVVDSETNETIPYVNIGILKQTLGTVSNESGKFEFEVKDDFMKDTIRVSSIGYKTISLVASDFIKKMKVNAVLPLTADVTELNEVTITARELKEKVLGNKARSKSLKLSFSVNELGNELGTKINIKHNPTFLKSFNTHIVTNTNTSLKYRLNIYSIKNGLPDKKIVNENIIFPIDVEKGDFSLNLEKYRIYVEDDIYCTIELIETPNEDDDIGFSGSLFGHAMIVRTTSQAEWEKVGTIGVGFNCTVKY, encoded by the coding sequence ATGAAGAAATCTATTTTTACGATTACAATATTACTTTTTACATATTCAATTTTTTCACAAAATGTAGTCTCAGGTACTGTTGTGGACAGTGAAACCAACGAAACAATACCGTATGTAAATATTGGTATACTAAAGCAGACTTTGGGTACCGTTTCAAATGAATCAGGTAAGTTTGAATTTGAGGTAAAAGACGATTTCATGAAAGATACTATTAGAGTATCATCAATAGGTTATAAAACAATTTCGTTGGTAGCATCTGACTTTATCAAGAAAATGAAGGTCAATGCTGTACTTCCACTAACTGCCGATGTAACTGAATTAAACGAAGTAACCATTACCGCCAGAGAGTTAAAAGAAAAGGTATTAGGGAATAAAGCTAGATCAAAATCTCTTAAACTTAGCTTTAGTGTAAATGAATTAGGTAATGAGCTTGGTACAAAGATCAATATTAAGCACAACCCAACATTTCTTAAAAGCTTCAATACTCATATAGTAACAAACACCAATACTTCTTTAAAGTATCGTTTAAATATTTATAGCATTAAGAATGGACTACCAGATAAAAAAATAGTAAATGAAAATATCATTTTCCCTATTGATGTAGAGAAGGGTGATTTCTCTTTGAACCTAGAAAAATATAGAATTTATGTTGAAGATGATATTTACTGCACTATAGAATTAATTGAAACGCCAAATGAAGATGATGATATTGGTTTTTCAGGTTCACTATTCGGTCACGCTATGATTGTTAGAACTACTAGCCAGGCAGAATGGGAAAAAGTAGGTACCATTGGCGTTGGTTTTAACTGTACGGTTAAGTACTAA
- the thiD gene encoding bifunctional hydroxymethylpyrimidine kinase/phosphomethylpyrimidine kinase: protein MENIKTPYKSVLSIAGSDSGGCAGIQADIKSISACGAYAATVITATTAQNTQGVTDIHAIPIAHLEKQLDAVLSDIDFGAIKIGMLHSCEVIKAVQGKLSEYKAKNIVLDPVMVSTSGHKLIADDAIACLKDFLPNVNLITPNIPEAELLIDEKIVSDNMETMAKKIGERYQTSVLLKGGHIDNGTIVMTDVCYNHETKEVNLITNPKVNTKNIHGTGCSLSSSIAAFLSLGEPIEIAIRNGCNYVNQAIIAGQHKTLGNGNGPINHFGF, encoded by the coding sequence ATGGAAAATATAAAGACACCATACAAAAGTGTATTGAGCATTGCCGGAAGTGATTCCGGCGGTTGTGCCGGTATACAAGCAGATATTAAAAGTATTAGTGCCTGCGGAGCTTATGCCGCTACGGTAATAACGGCCACCACGGCTCAGAATACGCAAGGTGTAACAGATATACACGCTATACCCATTGCTCATTTGGAAAAACAACTGGATGCTGTTTTAAGTGATATTGATTTTGGAGCCATAAAAATAGGTATGCTTCATTCATGCGAAGTAATAAAGGCAGTACAGGGAAAATTAAGTGAATACAAGGCAAAGAATATCGTCTTGGATCCTGTAATGGTTAGTACCTCGGGTCACAAGTTAATTGCTGACGATGCCATTGCCTGTTTAAAGGATTTTCTGCCAAACGTCAATTTAATTACTCCTAATATTCCTGAAGCAGAATTATTGATTGACGAAAAAATAGTTAGTGATAACATGGAAACCATGGCAAAGAAAATTGGGGAGCGTTACCAAACTTCAGTCCTTCTAAAAGGCGGACATATTGATAATGGAACTATTGTAATGACAGATGTTTGCTACAATCACGAAACCAAAGAAGTCAATTTAATAACCAATCCAAAGGTAAATACAAAAAATATTCACGGTACAGGTTGTAGCCTATCGTCAAGTATTGCTGCATTCTTAAGTTTGGGTGAGCCAATAGAAATTGCCATTAGAAATGGCTGTAATTATGTGAACCAAGCCATCATTGCCGGTCAGCATAAAACTCTTGGTAATGGTAACGGACCTATCAATCATTTTGGGTTTTAA
- the tenA gene encoding thiaminase II, whose translation MQDWYKLAKKNTDYILEAIKEQSFIKELMNGTLPTDIFQFYINQDAMYLAEYKKVLATVGVKCEHVDDTQFFLDSATGIINVENALHQIFLKDNQLAHEPSPTCELYTSYLSRIVANHSLEEALAAVLPCFTIYKEIGDYIQANQTNKADNPYQDWIDTYGGEEFATSVNNAVAITNKYAANASEEVLQNMKASFVKASKLEWMFWDSAYTKEAWKI comes from the coding sequence ATGCAAGACTGGTACAAACTAGCAAAAAAAAATACAGATTATATTCTGGAAGCCATAAAAGAGCAATCCTTCATTAAAGAACTGATGAACGGAACGCTACCAACAGACATTTTTCAATTTTATATTAATCAAGATGCCATGTATTTGGCGGAATATAAAAAGGTATTAGCAACTGTTGGCGTAAAATGTGAGCATGTCGATGATACCCAGTTTTTTCTAGATTCGGCCACAGGAATTATCAATGTAGAAAATGCCTTGCATCAAATTTTTCTAAAAGATAATCAGTTGGCTCACGAGCCCTCTCCTACTTGCGAACTATATACAAGTTATCTAAGTCGCATAGTGGCAAATCATTCATTAGAAGAAGCATTGGCAGCTGTTCTGCCTTGTTTTACCATTTATAAAGAAATTGGAGATTACATACAAGCGAATCAGACGAACAAAGCCGATAACCCCTATCAAGATTGGATAGATACGTATGGTGGAGAAGAGTTCGCCACTTCGGTAAACAATGCCGTGGCAATTACGAATAAATACGCCGCAAACGCTTCGGAAGAAGTATTACAAAATATGAAAGCTTCCTTTGTAAAAGCATCTAAATTAGAATGGATGTTTTGGGATAGCGCCTATACCAAAGAAGCATGGAAAATATAA